From a single Pyruvatibacter sp. genomic region:
- a CDS encoding prepilin peptidase, whose protein sequence is MLNLATLPDYTLLQWLVISTFPVFMLAAAASDAASMRIPNWLTGTLALAFPIAAAGTAMPLEALGWHGLVGFAALLVGMGLFATGWIGGGDAKFFAATVLWLGPDQVLAFTLISTVLGGLLTLFLLSFRKLPMPGPLAAQGWIMRLHDPKEGVPYGIALAAGGLIAFAQSGWLAGAA, encoded by the coding sequence ATGCTCAACCTTGCCACCCTGCCCGACTACACGCTGCTGCAATGGCTCGTCATCAGCACATTCCCCGTTTTCATGCTTGCAGCCGCTGCAAGTGATGCGGCCTCAATGCGCATCCCCAACTGGTTGACCGGCACTTTGGCATTGGCATTCCCGATTGCGGCTGCGGGCACAGCCATGCCACTTGAAGCGCTGGGCTGGCATGGGCTTGTGGGCTTTGCGGCGCTGCTGGTAGGCATGGGGCTGTTTGCAACCGGCTGGATTGGTGGTGGGGACGCCAAGTTTTTTGCCGCCACGGTCCTATGGCTGGGGCCGGACCAGGTGTTGGCCTTCACCCTGATTTCCACTGTTCTGGGCGGCCTGTTGACGCTGTTCTTGTTGTCATTCCGCAAACTGCCCATGCCCGGGCCATTGGCAGCACAAGGCTGGATCATGCGCCTGCACGACCCTAAAGAAGGCGTGCCATATGGCATTGCGCTCGCT